In Vicia villosa cultivar HV-30 ecotype Madison, WI unplaced genomic scaffold, Vvil1.0 ctg.003771F_1_1, whole genome shotgun sequence, a single genomic region encodes these proteins:
- the LOC131641474 gene encoding membralin-like protein At1g60995, with protein MDPEQTFIRVQERFSQMLTPKVRVTLEYLYLFIAITFFCILVVMHANYVQQPGCSGELSEVLTLEAQLIQIKITSAGLWSQNDSESNIIDLPEIEAVKDSTEVSEVNQDESTLLGSNFLWNWIGSGARKGNLAFKFWKTDSEFLEHQAETSTSNQNPRPVVEDAAIKTDKEEPRSSFTLSAKETLKAAIIHFGKKWYRRISFIWRHTKQIIGSFQKLWDITGVHLNLDIPKWMRILHLDKVNSNAVQWLKKKTKLSEPTYLYTMEKGYFLLPESAKAQHNIRTVNVSISAWHSCFGNRWQQLLINRFVGYDTILINSLLSSPGQGYLYNYQSKEFFNLSFALEIPEVPDKFGDYLVTKCGVLMMSLFVFFTTTMSVSFTLRETQTRMLKFTVQLQHHARHHLPTFQLIFVHVIESLVFVPIMIGILFFLFEFYDDQLLAFMVLILVWLCELFTLISVRTPISMKFFPRFFLLYFLVFHIYFFSYAYGFSYLALSTTAAFMQHLILYFWNRFEVPALQRFVQNRRSQLQQHPDFHITSSTILASTLHITRLNTRNQGVSATNLPSGTGFRPGFDQSMPQNGPGVTEPQGQPETNPAHIPGQAERGPNPGSMNFSSMLLWILGGASSEGLSSFLSMFRDARDQGQVYTEAPRQDNSENQQSDRQ; from the exons CCTGGGTGTTCAGGTGAGCTATCCGAAGTTCTGACATTAGAAGCGCAACTTATTCAGATTAAG ATAACCAGTGCCGGTTTGTGGTCACAAAATGATTCTGAGTCGAACATAATAGATCTTCCTGAAATAGAAGCTGTAAAAGATAGCACAGAGGTTTCTGAAGTCAATCAAGATGAATCGACACTTTTGGGTTCCAATTTTTTGTGGAACTGGATTGGTTCAGGTGCTAGGAAAGGAAATTTGGCATTCAAGTTTTGGAAGACTGACAGTGAATTTCTTGAACATCAAGCTGAGACCTCTACAAGCAACCAAAATCCCAGGCCAGTGGTTGAAGATGCCGCCATCAAAACTGATAAAGAGGAGCCACGGAGTAGTTTTACCTTATCAGCCAAAGAGACACTAAAGGCGGCCATTATACATTTTGGTAAAAAGTGGTATAGGCGAATCTCATTCATTTGGAGACACACAAAGCAGATAATTGGAAGTTTCCAGAAGCTGTGG GATATTACTGGTGTACACCTCAATCTTGATATTCCCAAATGGATGCGTATCCTTCATTTGGACAAGGTTAACTCTAATGCAG TGCAATGGCTTAAAAAGAAAACCAAGTTGTCTGAACCCACATATTTATACACCATGGAAAAG GGGTATTTCTTGTTACCTGAAAGTGCCAAGGCTCAACATAATATACGTACTGTGAATGTAAGCATATCAGCCTGGCACTCCTGCTTTGGAAACAG GTGGCAACAACTACTCATAAACAGATTTGTAGGATATGATACAATTTTAATCAACAGTTTATTAAGTTCTCCAGGTCAAG GTTATCTTTATAATTATCAATCAAAGGAATTCTTTAACCTTAGCTTTGCACTAGAAATTCCTGAAGTCCCAGATAAGTTTGGAG ACTACCTTGTAACGAAGTGTGGTGTGCTTATGATGTCCTTATTTGTTTTCTTTActaccacaatgtccgtgtcattTACATTGAGAGAAACACAGACTCGCATGCTGAAGTTTACAG TGCAGCTTCAACACCATGCTCGACATCACCTTCCTACATTTCAGTTGATCTTTGTACATGTCATTGAATCACTGGTCTTTGTTCCT ATTATGATCGGTATTCTGTTTTTCCTTTTTGAGTTTTATGATGATCAGCTTCTTGCTTTTATGGTCTTGATTCTTGTTTGGTTGTGTGAGCTTTTTACTCTTATTAG TGTCCGAACACCAATATCAATGAAGTTCTTCCCTCGCTTCTTTCTGCTGTATTTTCTGGTCTTTCACATATATTTCTTCTCTTATGCTTATG GGTTTTCATATTTGGCACTCTCTACAACTGCAGCTTTTATGCAACACCTTATCCTCTATTTTTGGAATCGGTTTGAG GTACCAGCATTGCAAAGGTTTGTGCAAAATCGACGCTCACAACTTCAACAACACCCTGATTTCCACATTACCTCATCTACTATTCTTGCATCAACGCTACACATCACAAGATTGAACACAAGGAACCAGGGAGTAAGTGCCACAAATTTGCCTTCTGGGACCGGGTTCAGACCTGGTTTTGATCAATCAATGCCTCAGAATGGACCAGGAGTTACTGAGCCTCAAGGGCAACCAGAAACTAACCCTGCACATATTCCCGGGCAAGCTGAAAGAGGCCCCAACCCCGGATCCATGAATTTTAGTTCTATGCTATTATGGATTCTAGGAGGTGCTTCATCTGAGGGCCTCAGCTCGTTTCTTTCCATGTTCAGAGATGCGAGGGACCAAGGACAAGTTTATACCGAAGCTCCTAGGCAAGATAACAGTGAGAATCAGCAGAGCGACAGACAATGA
- the LOC131641475 gene encoding uncharacterized protein LOC131641475 has translation MGDHPRSPPLDIHNFFKIPKTKSLKDVSKVCKTFVSKKHNEKKQIEGPTTSSSALFFDNNEKRRVDEDIWSPQMVARSESRRSQTPNPRTRPLSRHGSRRCTTPMSLARSDSRKSATEIATSSLKRIMSRRNSKLDISEPELLPNSATSPTEDYASRSSKQKDRIHSVSLANNLGRRSTTPIIFSQTTTRRKPPEIEKKLQFSLEELCFGCVKKIKVTRDVIKHPPGVIVQEEEILKIEVKPGWRKGTKITFEGVGDEKPGYLPADIVFLIDEKKHPLYRRDGNDLEIGVKIPLVDALSGCSIPIPLLGGEHMNISFENVVIYPGFEQVIKGQGMPNPKNNSTRGDLHVKFLVNFPTDLSDEQRSEAVSILQDCC, from the exons ATGGGAGACCATCCACGCTCCCCACCATTGGATATACATAACTTCTTTAAAATTCCAAAAACTAAATCTTTGAAAGATGTTAGCAAGGTTTGCAAAACGTTTGTATCCAAAAAGCATAATGAGAAGAAACAAATTGAG GgaccaacaacatcatcatcggcTTTATTTTTCGATAACAATGAAAAAAGAAGAGTGGATGAAGATATTTGGAGTCCACAAATGGTGGCAAGAAGTGAAAGTAGAAGATCACAAACTCCAAATCCAAGAACAAGGCCTCTATCAAGACATGGAAGCAGAAGGTGCACAACACCAATGTCATTAGCGCGAAGCGACAGTCGAAAAAGTGCAACAGAAATCGCTAcatcatctctcaaaaggatcatGAGCAGAAGGAATAGCAAATTGGATATTTCTGAACCCGAGTTATTGCCTAACTCTGCAACTTCTCCAACCGAAGATTATGCGTCACGAAGTTCCAAACAAAAAGATCGTATCCATTCAGTTTCTCTCGCGAATAATCTTGGTCGTAGATCTACAACACCTATCATATTTTCACAGACAACAACGAGAAGAAAACCACCGGAAATCGAGAAAAAACTCCAGTTTTCGCTCGAGGAATTGTGCTTTGGATGCGTCAAAAAGATTAAAGTTACTAGAGATGTTATCAAACATCCTCCCGG GGTGATTGTCCAAGAGGAAGAAATATTGAAAATAGAAGTGAAGCCAGGATGGAGAAAAGGAACAAAGATTACATTTGAGGGAGTTGGTGATGAGAAACCTGGTTACTTACCTGCTGATATAGTGTTTTTGATTGATGAAAAGAAACATCCTTTGTATAGAAGAGATGGAAATGATTTGGAAATTGGTGTTAAGATTCCTCTAGTAGATGCACTCTCTGGATGCTCCATACCAATTCCTTTGTTAGGAGGAGAACACATGAATATATCATTTGAGAATGTTGTCATATACCCTGGTTTTGAGCAGGTTATTAAAGGTCAAGGAATGCCGAATCCGAAAAATAATAGCACAAGAGGTGACTTACATGTCAAGTTTCTTGTTAACTTTCCTACAGATTTGAGTGATGAACAAAGGAGTGAAGCTGTTAGTATTCTACAAGATTGTTGCTGA
- the LOC131641477 gene encoding uncharacterized protein LOC131641477, which yields MGDYFERRMDYDIDLNIPLVSQNSTQNLMNIRAAYKEVHQTTATTNVSTLVTKQGSIARSVSHNIHVEPMFFIDSLLVIANHGVPRDPGRRRYRRHGQPRKACPTDPLRFCTNLHCMTRKTPMWRSGPIGPRTLCNACGIYYNKHMIHGNIPAIIIHEDGSSSVFVPPTKYLKRYSSTS from the exons ATGGGTGACTACTTTGAAAGGAGAATGGATTATGACATTGACCTAAACATTCCATTGGTTTCTCAAAATAGCACTCAA AACTTGATGAACATAAGAGCTGCATACAAAGAAGTCCATCAAACTACTGCTACTACAAATGTTTCAACTTTGGTCACAAAACAAGGCTCTATTGCTAGATCAGTTTCTCACAATATTCATGTTGAACCAATGTTTTTCATTGATTCTCTCCTTGTCATTGCCAACCACGGAGTCCCGAGAGACCCTGGACGTCGCCGCTACCGCCGTCATGGACAACCTCGTAAAGCTTGTCCAACTGATCCATTAAGATTTTGCACAAATCTTCATTGTATGACAAGAAAAACTCCCATGTGGCGCTCTGGACCTATTGGACCAAGG ACTTTGTGCAATGCTTGTGGAATTTACTATAACAAACATATGATACATGGAAATATTCCTGCAATTATAATCCATGAAGATGGTTCTTCATCTGTTTTTGTTCCACcaacaaaatatttgaaaagatattCTTCAACTTCTTAA